From a single Nematostella vectensis chromosome 3, jaNemVect1.1, whole genome shotgun sequence genomic region:
- the LOC116616923 gene encoding uncharacterized protein LOC116616923 isoform X2 → MVQGNTKQDMHQVYRNSIPSLAYPDKKLKGSAIKAVPSPSLVSCAQECLKLFPRCKSYNYITTSMICELNSIGVSGSLIEQLEQMEPASKTVFTQVLDQAMLFKQCSDHFKYGVTENGLYYLQDTHHNWYPVYCDFTSEAGKAWTLVLSFSYANGVKPEFSSIPFFNDSTFSEDSPNWEAYRLSKPRMESLQNASTYWRVTSDFASNAIDYTDYLRARISELDLLTFQGLNKCGKVEYINVMGHNCTGCTVPFFQENWMMLHHDSSLNSKCEFLPTNGSVESQDNFGLYQYANPNFRCTASYEATTNYWFGTKI, encoded by the exons ATGGTGCAGGGAAACACCAAGCAAGACATGCACCAAGTTTACCGTAACAGCATTCCCTCACTTGCCTACCCCGACAAGAAGCTCAAGGGCTCCGCTATCAAGGCCGTGCCATCTCCGAGCCTCGTCTCGTGTGCCCAGGAGTGTCTGAAGCTCTTCCCGCGCTGCAAGTCGTACAATTATATCACCACTTCTATGATTTGCGAGTTGAATAGCATCGGAGTGTCGGGATCATTGATCGAACAACTCGAGCAAATGGAGCCCGCCTCGAAGACAGTGTTTACTCAAGTACTGGACCAAGCG ATGCTGTTCAAGCAATGTAGCGACCACTTCAAGTACGGCGTGACGGAAAACGGCCTTTACTACCTACAAGATACTCATCACAACTGGTACCCAGTCTACTGCGACTTCACATCAGAGGCCGGGAAGGCCTGGACACTGGTTTTATCTTTTAGCTACGCAAACGGCGTTAAACCCGAGTTCTCCTCAATCCCCTTCTTCAATGACTCCACCTTCTCAGAAGATAGCCCTAACTGGGAGGCGTACAGACTTTCTAAACCAAGAATGGAGTCGCTACAAAATGCGTCAACATACTGGCGAGTCACCAGTGACTTCGCCTCCAATGCAATCGATTATACAGATTATTTAAGAGCAAGAATAAGCGAGCTCGATTTGCTGACATTCCAGGGTCTAAATAAGTGCGGTAAAGTTGAGTACATCAATGTAATGGGCCATAACTGCACAGGGTGCACAGTGCCATTCTTCCAGGAGAATTGGATGATGCTTCATCATGACAGCTCACTTAATTCCAAATGCGAATTTCTTCCAACTAATGGTAGTGTGGAAAGTCAAGACAACTTTGGATTATATCAGTATGCAAACCCAAATTTTCGGTGCACTGCATCTTATGAGGCGACGACCAATTACTGGTTTGGAACGAAGATATAA
- the LOC116616923 gene encoding uncharacterized protein LOC116616923 isoform X1: MVVLTLFRFFSLFLFLSLMVQGNTKQDMHQVYRNSIPSLAYPDKKLKGSAIKAVPSPSLVSCAQECLKLFPRCKSYNYITTSMICELNSIGVSGSLIEQLEQMEPASKTVFTQVLDQAMLFKQCSDHFKYGVTENGLYYLQDTHHNWYPVYCDFTSEAGKAWTLVLSFSYANGVKPEFSSIPFFNDSTFSEDSPNWEAYRLSKPRMESLQNASTYWRVTSDFASNAIDYTDYLRARISELDLLTFQGLNKCGKVEYINVMGHNCTGCTVPFFQENWMMLHHDSSLNSKCEFLPTNGSVESQDNFGLYQYANPNFRCTASYEATTNYWFGTKI, from the exons ATGGTAGTTCTTACTTTGTTTCGATTCTTTAGCCTCTTTCTCTTCCTCTCGCTGATGGTGCAGGGAAACACCAAGCAAGACATGCACCAAGTTTACCGTAACAGCATTCCCTCACTTGCCTACCCCGACAAGAAGCTCAAGGGCTCCGCTATCAAGGCCGTGCCATCTCCGAGCCTCGTCTCGTGTGCCCAGGAGTGTCTGAAGCTCTTCCCGCGCTGCAAGTCGTACAATTATATCACCACTTCTATGATTTGCGAGTTGAATAGCATCGGAGTGTCGGGATCATTGATCGAACAACTCGAGCAAATGGAGCCCGCCTCGAAGACAGTGTTTACTCAAGTACTGGACCAAGCG ATGCTGTTCAAGCAATGTAGCGACCACTTCAAGTACGGCGTGACGGAAAACGGCCTTTACTACCTACAAGATACTCATCACAACTGGTACCCAGTCTACTGCGACTTCACATCAGAGGCCGGGAAGGCCTGGACACTGGTTTTATCTTTTAGCTACGCAAACGGCGTTAAACCCGAGTTCTCCTCAATCCCCTTCTTCAATGACTCCACCTTCTCAGAAGATAGCCCTAACTGGGAGGCGTACAGACTTTCTAAACCAAGAATGGAGTCGCTACAAAATGCGTCAACATACTGGCGAGTCACCAGTGACTTCGCCTCCAATGCAATCGATTATACAGATTATTTAAGAGCAAGAATAAGCGAGCTCGATTTGCTGACATTCCAGGGTCTAAATAAGTGCGGTAAAGTTGAGTACATCAATGTAATGGGCCATAACTGCACAGGGTGCACAGTGCCATTCTTCCAGGAGAATTGGATGATGCTTCATCATGACAGCTCACTTAATTCCAAATGCGAATTTCTTCCAACTAATGGTAGTGTGGAAAGTCAAGACAACTTTGGATTATATCAGTATGCAAACCCAAATTTTCGGTGCACTGCATCTTATGAGGCGACGACCAATTACTGGTTTGGAACGAAGATATAA